A stretch of the bacterium genome encodes the following:
- the rny gene encoding ribonuclease Y, with translation MHLLAEVMPFPALAVSVAVGVVALALGLIVGTAVGRMLAARQGKGFLANARLQADAALELAKSRALEESRAIVAQAEEEAARRREEVAGEERERQKQLREVEEENERRHRRLVDRDRALTRRDQLLKEREEDIDRRRSELLRQREDLEKLEEQAMQRLEENAGMTREEAKRELVEALRVEARQSAAGEVRAIKEEVQLNADREAQKIMALAIERLASDFASERTVSSVPLPDGAIRGRIIGVEGRNIRAFEKLTGMQLVLDEDPAQVVVSGFNPVKREIARRALEKLVEGGTIHPRKIQQVVAVTRRKVEQEMFQTGQEVVDEFKFKDVHPEIIALLGRLKYRTSYGQNVLDHVKEAARICGMMAVELGLEQKLAERAALLHDIGKAVDFEREGTHPEIGGELARRYGEPPVVVNAIESHHDDCEVIHPISVLVAAADALSGARPGARRRTTVDYLRRVARLEELASSFQGVETCYALQAGREIRVIVEAGKIGDDGAALLAHDLSQRIQTEMDYPGRIKVTVIRELRAQAVAR, from the coding sequence ATGCACCTTCTCGCGGAGGTGATGCCGTTCCCGGCTCTGGCGGTTTCCGTCGCCGTCGGCGTCGTGGCTCTGGCTTTGGGGCTGATCGTCGGCACGGCCGTCGGCCGGATGCTCGCCGCGCGCCAAGGAAAGGGGTTCCTCGCCAACGCCCGGCTGCAGGCGGACGCGGCGCTGGAGCTGGCGAAGAGCCGCGCGCTCGAGGAGTCGCGGGCGATCGTCGCGCAGGCGGAGGAAGAGGCCGCGCGTCGCCGCGAGGAAGTGGCGGGCGAAGAGCGCGAGCGTCAGAAGCAACTGCGCGAGGTCGAGGAAGAGAACGAGCGGCGGCACCGCCGCCTCGTGGACCGCGACCGCGCCCTGACGCGGCGCGACCAACTGCTCAAGGAACGGGAAGAGGACATCGACCGGCGGCGCTCCGAGCTGCTGCGGCAGCGGGAGGACCTCGAGAAGCTCGAAGAGCAGGCGATGCAGCGGCTCGAGGAGAACGCCGGGATGACCCGCGAGGAGGCGAAGCGGGAGCTGGTCGAGGCGCTGCGGGTCGAGGCGCGGCAGAGCGCCGCGGGCGAGGTCCGCGCGATCAAGGAGGAAGTGCAGCTCAACGCCGACCGCGAGGCGCAGAAGATCATGGCGCTGGCGATCGAGCGGCTGGCCTCCGACTTCGCGTCGGAGCGGACGGTCTCCAGCGTTCCGCTGCCGGACGGCGCGATCCGCGGCCGGATCATCGGCGTCGAGGGACGGAACATCCGCGCCTTCGAGAAGCTGACCGGGATGCAGCTCGTCCTCGACGAGGACCCGGCGCAGGTCGTCGTGTCCGGCTTCAATCCGGTGAAGCGCGAGATCGCGCGCCGCGCCCTCGAGAAGCTGGTCGAGGGGGGGACGATCCACCCGCGCAAGATCCAGCAGGTCGTCGCCGTCACGCGCCGCAAGGTCGAGCAGGAGATGTTCCAGACCGGGCAGGAGGTCGTGGACGAGTTCAAGTTCAAGGACGTCCACCCCGAGATCATCGCCCTGCTCGGGCGGCTCAAGTACCGCACGAGCTACGGCCAGAACGTGCTCGACCACGTGAAGGAAGCGGCGCGGATCTGCGGGATGATGGCGGTCGAACTCGGCCTCGAGCAGAAGCTGGCCGAGCGGGCGGCGCTGCTCCACGACATCGGCAAGGCGGTGGACTTCGAGCGCGAGGGCACGCACCCCGAGATCGGCGGCGAGCTGGCGCGGCGCTACGGCGAGCCGCCGGTCGTCGTCAACGCCATCGAGTCCCACCACGACGACTGCGAGGTGATCCACCCGATCTCCGTCCTCGTCGCCGCGGCCGACGCCCTTTCCGGCGCGCGCCCCGGCGCGCGGCGGCGCACGACCGTTGACTACCTGCGGCGCGTCGCGCGGCTCGAGGAGCTCGCCTCGTCGTTCCAGGGAGTCGAGACCTGCTACGCGCTGCAGGCGGGGCGCGAGATCCGCGTGATCGTCGAGGCGGGGAAGATCGGCGACGACGGCGCGGCGCTTCTGGCGCACGACCTGTCGCAGCGGATCCAGACCGAGATGGACTATCCGGGGCGGATCAAGGTGACGGTGATCCGGGAGCTGCGCGCGCAGGCGGTCGCCCGCTAG
- a CDS encoding zinc ribbon domain-containing protein, translating into MPIYEYRCKQCHDEIEKIQQFSDKPLTKCEKCGGRLEKLLSHSTFVLKGGGWYSDGYRSTGKGSSSSSSSK; encoded by the coding sequence ATGCCGATCTACGAGTACCGCTGCAAGCAGTGCCACGATGAAATCGAGAAGATCCAGCAGTTCTCGGACAAGCCGCTGACGAAGTGCGAGAAGTGCGGCGGCCGGCTCGAGAAGCTCCTGTCGCATTCCACGTTCGTGCTGAAGGGCGGCGGCTGGTATTCGGACGGCTACCGTTCGACCGGCAAGGGCTCGTCCAGCTCTTCCTCCTCCAAGTAG